TACTCGAGAATCGCTTCGGCGGCCGTCCCCTCTACGATGGCGGTGTCGACGTCTCGATCGTGTCGGGTCGCGATCTCTCGGACGTCGTCGAAGAACTCGGGGTCGCGGTCGCGGTCTGCGGTATCGGGGACCGCCGCTCCCCCTCCGTAGGCGGCCTCGAGGTCGTCGACCGAGTGGACGACGGTGAGTTCCGCGTCGGGAAAGACCGCAAGTGCGTGCTCGAGCGCCCG
This portion of the Natronobacterium texcoconense genome encodes:
- a CDS encoding universal stress protein, with protein sequence MSRHLLVPMDDSETARRALEHALAVFPDAELTVVHSVDDLEAAYGGGAAVPDTADRDRDPEFFDDVREIATRHDRDVDTAIVEGTAAEAILEYAREEDVDAIVMGSEGRSGVSRMLLGSVAEAVTRRSSVPVTIVPRGE